Below is a genomic region from Miscanthus floridulus cultivar M001 chromosome 1, ASM1932011v1, whole genome shotgun sequence.
aaggggtttattcggccaagcaagtccgaatggggatgtcccgccttatttgtgaaaaagaagaaagagggcacgttgagaatgtgtgtagattataggccactcaacgctgtgaccatcaagaataaatatcccttgccacatattgatgttctgtttgaccaattatccaaggccaaggtgttctcaaaaatagatttgagatccggttatcatcagatcaagattaggccacaggatataccaaaaattgcattttccaccagttacgggttgtatgagtatcttgtcatgtcttttggcttgaccaatgctcctgcatactttatgtttttgatgaatacagttttcatgccagaatttgataaatttgtggtagtgttcatcgatgacattctagtgtactctgagaacgagaaagatcatgaagagcatctgagaactgtcttgaccagacttagagatcatcaattgtatgctaagtttagcaaatgcaaattctggttgaaggaagttcctttccttggtcacattctgtcagagaatggagtttcagtcgatccaagtaaggtgcaagaagttatgaattggaaagcaccgaccacagttcctgagattagaagtttcttaggactagccggttattaccgtcgctttataccagatttctcgaagatcgccaaaccgatgacaagcctcctacagaaggatcacaagtttgtgtggacagaggagtgtgaagcagctttccacactttgcggaaactgttgaccactgctcctgttctagcacaacccgatatcgagaaaccatttgatgtgttttgcgacgcatcgaagactggattgggttgtgtacttatgcaagaaaggagagttattgcttatgcatcacgacaattgagaaagcacgaggtcaactatccaacacatgatcttgaacttgctgcagttgtgcacgccctaaaaatttagagacattacctacttggtaatgtgtgcaatattttcacggatcacaagagtcttaagtatatctttacccaaccagagttaaacatgagacatcgcagatggttggaattgatcaaggattacaacttgaatgtgcaatatcatcctggaaaagccaatgtagtggcagatgccttgagcagaaagtcacattacttgaatgtgcagccattacttgaagatgggttcgatctaatgcatcctgctatgttacatagtattcagattagttgctctttggagagtaagataatagaaggctagaaaaccgacaagggaatattccacatcaaagagaaaataaaagaaaagccgtctcaacactttaaagtggatgaacagggcgtgttgtggtttgacaaccgtcttgtggttcccagggatcgagagcttaggaataaactcatggatgaagctcacctttctaagctatctatccatcccggaagtagtaagatgtatcaagaattaagatctcgctattggtggaccaaaatgaagaaagaaattacagcatatgttgccagatgtgacacatggtgtcgagtgaaagccattcacatgaaacctgccggtatgttgcaacccttatcagtccctagttggaagtgggacgatatcagtatggattttatcacgggtttgcccactactcaaaaaggacatggttcgatttgggtaattgtggaccgtcttaccaagaccgctcatttcttgctggtcaaaacagattatcgaccacctcaatatgccgagaaatatatcgcagaaattgtgaggttgcatggtataccaaagaccatagtatctgatagaggctcacagttcacggctcatttttgggaacatttacacaaaggcttaggaactagtttgattcgcagtaccgcttatcatcctcagacagatggtcagactgaaagagtgaatgctgttttggaagatatgttaagagcctgtgtattgtcttctatgggatcatgggagtcatggttaccattagctgagttttcttataataatagttatcaagaaagcatcaagatggccccattcgaagctttatatggcagaaaatatagaacaccattgaattaggtcgagcctggtgatagaagatattatggcattgactttgtagaagaagccgagaagaaagttcatattattcagcagaatatgaaagctgcccaattacgtcagaaaagctatgcaaacaaaagaaggagaccccttgcatttgaagttggtgactatgtttatctgaaagtcacgccaatgaagaagaaaaggtttggaatccgaagaaagcttgccgcgagattcataggaccatacaagatcttggaacaaagaggcccggtagcctacaagttagagttatctgaaacaatgagtaccgttttcctagttttccatgtatcacatctcatgaaatgtttgcgtgttccggaggaaagaatagaacctcgaggtatccaactcaaatcagatttggtgtatcgtgagcaaccagtccgggtgttagacactaaggaacgtgctactcggaatagtgtggtgaaaacatacaagatacagtgggatcatcataatgagggagatgcaacttgggaaacaggagagtatctacaaaaagcttatgaagaattttataacaaatggttcgtaacccaaatctcgggacgagatttttataaggggggagggctgtaacaccccggtgttatgcctgcatttaggcactgcaaatcacgcatatcatgcatcatcaagcatccaaatcatacatgcctaatcatgtgaataacaattgaaaccttgctttgaaacatctgaaacatgcgtgaaacctgaatgatgcatacacctgtttaagaattgttttgccctgaatttttcttgctaggttagtaaaacatgtttggctactattgtaaatcatctagcaatgtttagttcaatttttggagcaatgtttgtattcaaattaattcaaaatttggcttcaaaaataaattcaaaaaattagggttttgagctaaacgtggactttgatgctacaattcaaaatctagaaagaatttggctttggtcataaaagcaaagttgtagagaattaaattctaaacaactttcatttttggtacattttcaaaagaggtcattttcttgctcaaaataatatttgaaagatggcatttaaaaattccttgaaaattttatttggaaaaggatttttccTCCTTCgcaggccgccgcctcgcttctggcccgcctgccgaagccggcccagcgcgccagcgaACCCGCCCGCGCGCGTCGGCTCACCTCGCGCGCCGGCCTGCTCACGCCATCCCGCGCTGctctcgcctcggcccagccccgcGCCGTCCCCCTGCTGGCCGCTCGTCCACGCGCCGACCGCGGCAGAGAActcccgccgcgtggcgaccatgtgccggcgtcgcccgccgcgcggcagccgcggcctgaCCCCGCGCCCATgcgcccgcctacacctgctggtgcccgtgcgctcgctcactcccgctCGCGCTGCCTTCCCTCTCCTCCAGAGCCGAGAGCCCCAAGCTCTGCCCTCGCCATGCCTACGCACCCGCCGGTGAAATTCGCCGTGGCTTCCTCACCTCGACCGGCAATCACGCgcccgcaactccgcctcgccctccttcaagtcgcgctcgcgcttgcgccgccttccgagctcAGGTTGAGGTTCCCCGAGCCTCGCCAccaacggccatggcgccgccgtgctcggccgccatggaagtcgtcttccttctcttctccagccccgcctagctaccctaccgcactCACCGTCTTCTCGCGCATCCCGTGCGCTCGCCAGCTCGCCCtaccgtggccggagatggccgccggccgctggccgagccgcgccgccgcgaagtcTCGGCGCCGGCGTGTTCCCTTCgcttcggccgagctgggccaaagcggccgtgggccgaagcccctgccaggccgccgcgctCCCCTTTCGCTCGGACCGCGCGGGCCAAAAGTGGCCATGGGCTGGCTGatttccagcgggctggcccagtaacgtTTAAATGAATTATTTTccattattctttattatttgaaaatggaaatggtttgaaaaatgtttgggtactcaaatttgctccaaatttgttgaaacaaattttgctaggttccttatcactagatctacttgggaaaattattgcatgtcatttttgggatacttttctgtaggattttatttaatcatggatattgctgataacttgaaaaatatgtagaaaaatctatagtctgcagaaaaatatgatttcaagttgttaatcttcttatgttatgtacttcctaggaaaaatatgtttcatacatgtgctgtggaaaactttggaggtgtagttcaagtacctttaatggctgatttttgttatttttgctagagagcaaactttgtataaaacatgcatgtgataatttttgtacagtcattgtatgctatgaagaacctaggaaaaatattaattctgttgtttgacacttttcacagttcaaagtatttttatgtacaaaatcatgccatagtttgtgatttttgtgtaggctaatccactcattcaaatatcatgaaaatctgatggtagtctacttagagtagtaccatgctactgtaattttctcagatttttataagcaccagaaatagagattgctgttgtagccctaattaaaaaggaaataaaataatcctctttaatacaaggttagttaataataatagctttggtgtatctttgaggcatttcataagatatgttgacttaacatattagtagtagaagagaatgcagtagatgacatgtgcttgtggtatagtttcttggatgatgttgactaccttgcatttaaacatattcattgcattcatctccttcgatgcaccgtttgcataatcacttacgcgcattgcatcatacaggatcgcaaaccgagaacccagtcgttatacccgaggagcagttcgaggtgcagccgcaggaagtgccagaagccgacgaggaggacgttgaggaacttccggagtgccccgatcaccgttcgagctccttcgagagaggcaagcctcggagcatttttctcccggtttgcaatgatttaattaaatgctttactttaattgatgcattacgtccaggagttgtttgcaaccgttgctgcattataccttgtctacctttgttatactttatccttgttaccctggtatccgcagtcgagtcaatgcttagctggcttagaccggtagaagtcgggtgatttcctgtcacctgcgagctataggtggttacctggatctgcttggatgactatgaagtcatggtataactaagtgttaaatgaagttgagaccggacggagacttgcagagttttgggctgtagtgtttccgtctgtgtcgattaaggaccgaccgttgttgggcctcgagtcatgttaaacgcatgccttacatttagctggctggataaagtaccttccgaccgcgaagctgggagagtttttgggccgagtagattgcccgcaacgcactgtgccggagcaggtgtggtaggacacgggggcgggataataagaccaaagtgcagtcggtcggcccccgggtacatgtggttcctggcaaactcgagattcctggaaagttgactcagtgatcaatatctcactttagcgggtgagtgaggtttgtgtaaggaacaaatcaccagctggttaggaatcgattcgaatcgccatcgctcctggatagtgagcacttgacttgagttacttcatcgtagtaaatgttatggaacacttggacagttataatgaatatgacagtatggaagttgtttaatgatcattggttatcattatctgcttaatcacatgtttactctagtataggtgcaaatctagtcgacaggttaataataattaacttggcaataatgcttctCGAAAAGTTCTTGAaaggctaaaaatgcttctttttgcaaatgagtcagctaccctactataaagcccttcataatccttggtgtcacttattttcggttatgtcgggtaagtctagctgagtaccttctcgtactctgggttttattcccacttgttgcagatgggcagatgtattacggctactgtatcaactgtctGTATcatgcgatgggtgatgcttaggaccatgggcatggtcattccttacgtctcgtctgatgcttttgttggagatgatcattcgctggcactatatttaaactccgcgtgagtgtgtgtggtttgaacaaatgacttccgctacttttattcgaactaggtgttgtaataactatgttgaaactctgatgtatccgtgatgcaaacttttatgtaatatgtgatggtgaccgctaaactcattacgatcttggctggaatggaagttggtttgaaatcctttgtgatttcacggactaccgggttatacgggcttaagtttgttaaatcgtctgctctggcggatgattttcttacttaatttcgtataattggtcggttctgttacagcgttAGTGACCAGACAAAATACTCGACGGCGGACAGCCAAGCTTTGACACCCATCTCATCTCATACCAGTTAATTAATGTACAACATGTTATCTGTCATAAGCTGGTTAGAAATAGTAATACGTGAGTTCTTAGCTGTTAAGTCAGAGGCACACATATAAAATTTGACAAGGTTCTTTCTATAGTACTAGTGTTTCTAGACTAATCAAAACCCTCCACCCCCACCCCAAATTATCATCTAGGCTTGTGGCTTAAAAATTAGTTTTTTGGAAAGGCATCCTCCCAAGTTGGCATTTGGGTCCACGTGTCACGCCCAACAACGGACGGAGCCCACGGCCCGCCAAAAATAGCAACGCCATTTAAACCGCCGTCCCCGCCGTCCCTCCTCGCCTTGCCCAGCGCCCCAGCCCATCGCCCCAGGCCTCAGCGATCGCCGGAGCCCGGGCCCCCCTCGCGCCGGCGGTCGCCGATCATGGCCACCACCCCCGCCGAGGAGCTGGCGCGTGGGCTGCCTACCACCCCCTCCGAGGAGCCggcgcctgcgcctaggctgcctaCCGCCACCCCCTCCGAGAAGCCGACGCCTGGGCTGCCTCCTCCCAAAGGGCCGGTGGAccagccgcggcggcggcgcccgtgCGTGCTCCTCAGCTTCGCAGCCGCGCGCGACCGCTTCCTCCGGGGCCGGTTCCTCTCCGCGGGCCTCCGCCCCTTCTCCGTCCACCTCCCTTCGCCGGCCGGCACCAGCACCGTGGTCCACCTCTGGGCGCCCCCGCGCCCCGCGCGGCGGCCCGTGCTCCTCCTCCACGGCTTCGGCGCCTCGGCGACGTGGCAGTGGGCCCCGTACCTCCGCAGCCTCCTCGCGGCCGGCCTCGACCCCATCGTCCCGGACCTCCTCTTCTTCGGCGCCTCCTCGTCCACGGTCCCCGACCGGTCCGACACCTTCCAGGCCAGGACCGTGAAGGCCGCCATGGACGGCATGGGCGTGCGCCAGTTCGCCGTCGTCGGCGTCAGCTACGGCGGCTTCGTCGGCTACCGGATGGCGGCCATGTACCCGGAGGCCGTGGAACGGGTGGTCCTGGTGTCGTCGGGGGTGTGCCTGGAGGAGGGGGACCTCGCTGCGGGCCTGTTCCCCGTCGCCGACGTCGGGGAGGCGGCCGAGCTGCTCGTGCCCCGCCGGCCGGCGGAGGTGCGGCGGCTCGTGAAGCTGACCTTCGTCCGGCCTCCACCCATCATGCCCTCCTGCTTCCTCAAGGATTACATCAATGTCCGCTCCTATGATTACTCTCTTCTAATTTTTTTCTGTCAATTTCGTTTTCTTAATTTTGGCTCTCACACATCTGGATtgatgaatttgatgatgcatcaGGTGATGGGCTCAGATCATCTTCAGGAGAAGACCGATCTTCTACATGCTCTCATCAACGATAGGAAACTATCAGATCTTCCAAAGATAAATCAGGTAGCTTACATTTCTCTCTTTAATTTCAAGCAACTCTGAAAATCTTCAACTATTGATGGTGTTCCTGGCCCAACTATGCATGCAGTCAACGTTGATCATTTGGGGAGAGAAGGATCAGGTTTTTCCTATGGAGCTGGCGCATAGGTTGGAGAGGTAAGTTTGGTGCTTCCCTCTGATTATAAATGGCATGCAGGGTGATGTATCAAACACACATTATCTATTGCTAAACTGCAATTTGATATTATTATTCAGGCATCTTGGGGAGAATTCTAGATTAGTAGTCGTAAAAAACGCTGGGCATGCGGCCAATCTAGAGAAGTCCAAAGAGGTGTGCAAGAGCATCATTGACTTTTTTCAGGAACCGGCTTCAAGTGCTTCAATTGGGGGAAAGGTAGGAATTGGTTGTGGTGCTTCCGATTTGTTAAGAATAAATATGTTACCACAAAAATATTATATAAGGTGATTATATATATTGACCTCCTCACCATCTATCGTAATAGTTAATAGTTATGTATATCCTTTTTTGCTTGTTAAGTTCAGAAGTTTCATTTCAGTAGTTCAATTGAATTGTTGTTCATATATAAGATCCTGCCAGTCATCAGACTTTATTAGAAATTGATGAAGTGCTTATTTCATAAATACTAGTTGGTTTAATTTGTAGAATCATTAACATTCCTTCTCCTATTAATTCAGGAGGTCAAGCTACAATGATTGTTGGAAATTCTGAGCTAGGGCATCTTGTGCTTGGTTCACAATTTTGCCGTTTCCTTGGCTCTTGAACTGTTCTAACCTGTATTGTAACAAAACCTTTGTAATCACACGGACCATAGAAGTCTCTTGTAAAACGTCTGAGGACTCTTCTGTGCTCAAAGAAGCACACTTTTGACCTGTGAAAGAAGGCTGAGGTCCTGTTTTCTTGACAAGATAATGCCAAATGCCAATGTGAAACGGCTTCAGTTCCACCACACCCATCTCATCGGTTTCGATgtgatttattttttattatatgAAGTTATGATCAATCTCTGAATGTGATATTAAGGGCCTATTTGGCACAACTTAACTTCACTAgtaaagcttttttttttttgaaaacagcTTCATAAGCAACTTTCTAAGTAAAGCTGAGCTGTTTTGGAAAAactgtttggcaaaacagcttcacCAACAGCTTCATGCATGGATGGGAGAGATAAATAAGGGAGAGAGCTAGGATAACCTACTTTTTTCAGCTTCAtcccaactcatgtctttgtgAAAGAGAGAAAAACAGCTTCATGGGTGAAGCTATTTTAGAAATGAGTGTTTGGTAAATAAAACAGCTTACAACAGCTTGTGCCAAACAGTCCCTAAGTATCGTAACACTTAGTTTATTTTATATAGAGTTATATAAAAGAGAAACAATAGCCTTGTTACAATGGGCCATAAGGTACAGTAGGCTCGGGAGCCATGGACGATATGATGAACCAGGTCGTCCACAAGCTATGAGCTTGCCTCAGGTCCGGTGACATGTAGCACACATTATTGACACATAGACAATTAGTCACACATCATTAGCAAGCAAGCATATATCATCCTTAAACCCATCTGGTTTATTGTTCCGACGACACGGCAGTTTATAGAGTCCAGACGGCAGTATGTAGTCTGCAATGGCAAGCCAGACGAGGCTCTTACAGCGCAAAGGGCTCGCGGTAGAC
It encodes:
- the LOC136497870 gene encoding uncharacterized protein, yielding MATTPAEELARGLPTTPSEEPAPAPRLPTATPSEKPTPGLPPPKGPVDQPRRRRPCVLLSFAAARDRFLRGRFLSAGLRPFSVHLPSPAGTSTVVHLWAPPRPARRPVLLLHGFGASATWQWAPYLRSLLAAGLDPIVPDLLFFGASSSTVPDRSDTFQARTVKAAMDGMGVRQFAVVGVSYGGFVGYRMAAMYPEAVERVVLVSSGVCLEEGDLAAGLFPVADVGEAAELLVPRRPAEVRRLVKLTFVRPPPIMPSCFLKDYINVMGSDHLQEKTDLLHALINDRKLSDLPKINQSTLIIWGEKDQVFPMELAHRLERHLGENSRLVVVKNAGHAANLEKSKEVCKSIIDFFQEPASSASIGGKEVKLQ